AGATTCGTTAAGGAAGATGTTCAGTATGTATGGTGAAATGGAACAAATTAATTTCTTACCAGAAAAGAATTGTtgttttattaatttcacTAATATTAGTAATGCCATCTTGGCATTAGACAAGATCAAATCAAATCCAgtttttaaagatttgaagattAATTTCGGTAAGGACAGATGTGGGAATATTCCTCATCAAGTACGTTAGTAAGAAACTTCGTCGTTGTTATATAAGCGCAAGCTGTATACATATATTGTTACTATTACCATTACTATTACTTTTACTATGTTTACTATTATGATAAAGTGCTATTTTCCTATTTAGTGCCCATTGTACATATGTATAGCTATATACCCGTGTACTGTTCAAACAAAGAAGAGAAACTACCTCTCGCCAGTGTGGTCGACGTCCCTTGTTGATGTTATATTATCTTATCTTGAAGAGAGATCATATCATGTTGCTTGTTGCTTGTTGCGGAAGGGGCGTCTCTTTCAAAGTATACGCGCAACAACACAGAAGGGAGAAGGGATCACACAATATACTACCGTACTATCCCTTATTCTGACAAAAACATCCTGAATAATagcaacaagaacaacaagaagTAATAGGACCTGGAATTTCGAGAAATAATAAGTTCCCTTAAGAATTGAATTCAGTTTTCtagaattttttattgggattattaatttgaaCAAACTGGACTTACTGGAATAGTTCGTCTATATACACTGATCAAAAGGAGATATCATACGTGCAGAAATGGTTCAGATCATATTTGGACAGAACGCAAAGGAGTTCCCTATTTTAAATATTGCTGGTACATTTACCAATTGGGAAATCAAACCAATGGAATTACATGATGAACATTGGGAATTCAATATACCCGATGAAACGTTGATCGAAAAGGGAATTGAgaagatttattttaaattcattgatgGGGAAAGCAATTGGTTGGTAGATGGTAATTTTGCCATTGAAGTGGATGAACACAATAATCAGAATAATGTAATGGTCTTGAGTCCAACAAAAGAATCGGAGACAGTTCATTCTGGTTCAAAAGATCACGAGAACAAGGATAATGTGGGAAAAAGCAAAGATAGGTTATCACAATCATCTTTGGATAATATCAATGTAAGTACAgaagatattaaagaagaagaattgaatgatgaagGCCCACAATCCCCAGTACCATCATTAGGAATAAATAAAGTAGAAACACCTGCCgattatgaaaatattgtCAATAGTCCCTCCCCAACCATTAATGAAGgcaaagaagatgaaacaGAAAAAGAAGCAAATGAATCTGATAACAATGAAACCTCTACTAAGATGGTATCTTCATTTCCTCAAACAGAACCTAAACCCCTCGAGAAAAATGACGAAAACGAACCAAATAACTTGAAGAATGAAAGCAAGGACCAAAATGAAGAAGCGAAAACTTCTGCCagtgataataatactgaACACACAGAACCGAACGTTAACTTGATCAGTAAAGATGATACGTCAGGGAAATTACCACAGGCAAAAACTCTAGATCCTGGTACGAAGGGCtttactttgaaaaatgaagtTAGTTTTGAATCAGAAAACAAGAATCCTGTTGAGATGAAAACGGCACAGGAGACTCCAACGATTGAAAAGAGGAATATGGAACAAGCTTTACATATACCAAAGGAAAAGCAGGATACTGACAAGACTCCTCCGGAAAGATTAACTGAAATAAACCccgaagaagaacaaaatgCTAAAGAAGTTGAGCATGAGGAACCTGAACCAAAAGTTGAGCTGGAACATCAACAAAAGGTTAAGcatgaagaagaacaaattgaaTCCCCAACTGTTAATGTCAGGCATGAATCTG
Above is a genomic segment from Naumovozyma dairenensis CBS 421 chromosome 6, complete genome containing:
- the UIP4 gene encoding Uip4p (similar to Saccharomyces cerevisiae UIP4 (YPL186C); ancestral locus Anc_6.184), which translates into the protein MVQIIFGQNAKEFPILNIAGTFTNWEIKPMELHDEHWEFNIPDETLIEKGIEKIYFKFIDGESNWLVDGNFAIEVDEHNNQNNVMVLSPTKESETVHSGSKDHENKDNVGKSKDRLSQSSLDNINVSTEDIKEEELNDEGPQSPVPSLGINKVETPADYENIVNSPSPTINEGKEDETEKEANESDNNETSTKMVSSFPQTEPKPLEKNDENEPNNLKNESKDQNEEAKTSASDNNTEHTEPNVNLISKDDTSGKLPQAKTLDPGTKGFTLKNEVSFESENKNPVEMKTAQETPTIEKRNMEQALHIPKEKQDTDKTPPERLTEINPEEEQNAKEVEHEEPEPKVELEHQQKVKHEEEQIESPTVNVRHESVLEREAFTPEFEPSEEPEVEQKPVSTQQEEYIPPTPPSSSATPISGESENQEGTEEEEFEHTNGQLAKTNGEMPNSDQYESLLRRILGALGRFFSSWFFFFHSSKEKDDKKSLESS